One Natrinema marinum genomic window carries:
- a CDS encoding DUF456 domain-containing protein, producing MVEVITVIAIALLLGAIVGAAVPMVPSGLLSLAGLGLYWWGAGFAELSSITFAVLVSIALITALVEFFGGSIAAKAGGASWLTAAAAAVVGIVLMLVTGPVGLLVGLFGTVFALEFVREGELEGSARSALYTTVGTLASTVVQVLLTASILFGFLVGVFLL from the coding sequence ATGGTCGAGGTTATCACCGTCATCGCGATCGCGTTGCTCCTCGGTGCGATCGTCGGAGCGGCCGTCCCGATGGTCCCGAGCGGCCTGCTCTCGCTCGCCGGCCTCGGTCTCTACTGGTGGGGGGCCGGGTTCGCTGAATTGAGCAGCATCACCTTCGCCGTCCTCGTTTCTATCGCGCTGATAACGGCGCTCGTCGAGTTCTTCGGCGGCTCGATCGCCGCGAAAGCCGGCGGCGCGTCCTGGCTGACCGCCGCTGCCGCAGCCGTCGTCGGTATCGTCCTCATGCTAGTGACTGGCCCGGTTGGGCTGCTCGTCGGCCTCTTCGGGACGGTCTTCGCCCTCGAGTTCGTCCGAGAGGGTGAACTCGAGGGAAGCGCGCGGTCAGCTCTCTACACGACCGTCGGTACCCTCGCGTCAACCGTGGTGCAAGTGCTGCTGACGGCGTCGATCCTCTTCGGGTTCCTCGTCGGCGTCTTCCTGCTCTGA
- a CDS encoding SDR family NAD(P)-dependent oxidoreductase — protein MTQQRGAIVVGASSGIGEALARRLAADGYEIGMAARRTERMRQIGSELPTKAYVATMDVTDTADAREGFFELAAAMSSVDVVVISSGVAHVNRDLEWGPERETIDVNVRGFTAVATAAMEYFEGTPDHASAADGHLVGISSVAAHFGTGNVQAYNASKAYVSTYLEGLRSRQAQRDADVTITTIEPGFVDTKLSLGGFWECSPETAADQIARAIRKKRNHAYVTRRWRLVAGVLDLAPEWLLQRLF, from the coding sequence ATGACCCAACAGCGCGGAGCGATCGTCGTCGGCGCGTCCTCGGGCATCGGCGAGGCGCTGGCCCGCCGGCTCGCCGCCGACGGCTACGAGATCGGCATGGCGGCCCGGCGGACGGAGCGAATGCGCCAGATCGGCTCGGAGCTACCGACCAAGGCCTACGTCGCGACGATGGATGTCACCGACACCGCGGACGCCCGCGAGGGGTTTTTCGAACTCGCGGCGGCTATGTCCTCGGTCGACGTCGTCGTCATCAGTTCCGGCGTCGCCCACGTTAACCGCGACCTCGAGTGGGGACCCGAACGCGAGACGATCGACGTCAACGTCCGGGGCTTTACGGCCGTCGCGACGGCGGCGATGGAGTACTTCGAGGGTACGCCCGACCACGCCAGCGCGGCCGACGGCCACCTCGTGGGCATCTCCTCGGTCGCGGCTCACTTCGGGACCGGCAACGTGCAGGCGTACAACGCCTCGAAGGCGTACGTCTCGACCTATCTCGAGGGGCTGCGCAGCCGTCAGGCCCAGCGGGACGCGGACGTGACGATCACGACCATCGAGCCGGGATTCGTCGACACGAAGCTCTCGCTGGGCGGCTTCTGGGAGTGTTCGCCGGAGACGGCCGCGGATCAGATCGCCCGCGCCATCCGCAAGAAGCGCAACCACGCCTACGTCACTCGACGCTGGCGGCTGGTCGCGGGGGTCCTCGATCTGGCTCCGGAGTGGCTGCTGCAGCGGCTGTTCTGA